The segment GACTCCAGCGTGGATATCATCAAGAAATACGCAAGCCATCTCAGCCATTGGACAAGTCACAAGGACGGCGGTGCCGCGGATGCCATTCGCCGGGGTTTTGAGCGGGCGACCGGGCAGATCCTGGCTTATCTGAACTCCGACGATGTTTTTCTGCCGGGGGCAATCCACCATCTAGTCGAAGGAATCGAAGCGACTGGAGCCGATGTCGTGTACGGCAACACCTACTGGACCGACCAGGAAAACCGCGTTGTGGCCGAGCGCCGGCAGACGCCATTCTCCCGAGTGGCCTATTTCTATGGCGGCGCCGACATGCAGCAGCCCTCAACCTTCTGGAAGAGCCGGCTCTACCGCGAAGCGGGAGGCATGGATGCTTCCTACCAATGCGCATTCGATACCGATCTATTCGCTAAATTTGCTTCGAAAAAGGCAAAGTTTTCGCACGTTCGGCATTTTGTATCGTGTTGCCGCCTGCATTCCGCGCAGAAAACCGAAGTGCTGTTCAATACCTCCAAGAAGGAGAGCGACGAAATCCGGGCGCGTTATACCGCCTTCCCGGTACGATCTTTGGCGGGCATGCTGATCCGGAATTTCAGCCGGCTCCGGCGCATGTTCTGGTATCTGATTCAGGGTGATGCCATATGGCTTCTCGGCCGGATACCGGATCGTTTGAAATCGCGAACCGGCGCTGCAACCGGCGCAGGCCCGCGCTCGCGTTGGTTTTGAATATGCGAACGAAGGTATTTCATATCATTACGAAGCTCGATCTCGGCGGAGCGCAAAAAGTGACGCTGATGACGCTGGAGCGCCTCCCCTGCGAGCGCTACGATCTCACCCTCGTTACGTCGCCCGATGGCCTGCTGGTCGACTGGGCCAATCGAATTCCCGGCTTGAAACGAGTCTGGATCAATTCGATTGTGCGGGAGTTGCGCCCACTCAAAGACCTTCAGGCTTTTATCGAACTGTGGAGCCTCTTTAGGCGTGAGCGTCCTCAAATCGTTCACACGCACACCGCAAAGGTCGGCATCATCGCCCGCTGGGCGGCGAAACTGGCCGGCGTTCCA is part of the Terriglobia bacterium genome and harbors:
- a CDS encoding glycosyltransferase family 2 protein; this encodes MRCPQLADLPPVHGKRGWPWSEETLPAKSNRDPEAWPRVTIVTPSFNQGIFLEETIRSVLLQGYSNLEYIIMDGGSKDSSVDIIKKYASHLSHWTSHKDGGAADAIRRGFERATGQILAYLNSDDVFLPGAIHHLVEGIEATGADVVYGNTYWTDQENRVVAERRQTPFSRVAYFYGGADMQQPSTFWKSRLYREAGGMDASYQCAFDTDLFAKFASKKAKFSHVRHFVSCCRLHSAQKTEVLFNTSKKESDEIRARYTAFPVRSLAGMLIRNFSRLRRMFWYLIQGDAIWLLGRIPDRLKSRTGAATGAGPRSRWF